One window of Pyrus communis chromosome 12, drPyrComm1.1, whole genome shotgun sequence genomic DNA carries:
- the LOC137710634 gene encoding 28 kDa ribonucleoprotein, chloroplastic-like — MAMASSATSNLFKTLSRADSCLVSLPYLSAAKTTNPFLSIPSKPIKLHLSYTSSSFFSPPLSLGNKPHFSSVVALVAQTSDWGQEDNTLTIDGAEGSESEEGGVFEEREEESNVEPPEEAKVFVGNLPFDVDSQKLAELFERAGIVEVAEVIYNRDTDQSRGFGFVTMSTVEEADKAVELYSRYDLNGRLLTVNRAAPRGTRQERPPRSFGSAFRIYVGNLPWNVDTPQLEQIFSEHGSVVEARVVFDRETGRSRGFGFVTMASESEMNDAIGALDGQSIDGRAIRVNVAEERQRRSPY, encoded by the exons ATGGCTATGGCTTCTTCTGCAACTTCCAATCTATTCAAGACCTTATCAAGGGCGGATTCATGCCTAGTTTCCCTCCCTTACCTCTCCGCCGCCAAAACCACCAACCCATTTCTCTCAATTCCCTCCAAACCCATCAAGCTCCACCTCTCCTACACTTCTTCCTCGTTCTTCTCGCCGCCGCTGTCCCTCGGGAACAAACCCCACTTCTCCTCCGTCGTCGCCTTAGTGGCCCAGACCTCGGACTGGGGACAAGAGGACAACACGCTCACCATTGACGGCGCGGAGGGCAGCGAGAGCGAGGAAGGAGGGGTCtttgaggagagagaggaggagtcGAATGTCGAGCCACCGGAGGAGGCCAAGGTGTTTGTTGGGAATTTACCTTTTGACGTTGATAGTCAGAAATTGGCTGAGCTTTTTGAGAGGGCTGGAATTGTCGAGGTTGCTGAG GTTATTTACAACAGGGACACTGATCAGAGTCGCGGGTTTGGATTTGTGACTATGAGCACTGTTGAGGAAGCTGATAAGGCTGTGGAACTCTACAGTCGTTAT GATTTAAATGGAAGGCTCTTGACTGTCAATAGGGCTGCCCCAAGAGGAACACGCCAAGAACGCCCACCCCGTTCATTTGGATCTGCTTTTAGAATCTATGTTGGTAACCTCCCATGGAATGTGGATACTCCTCAACTGGAGCAAATTTTCAGTGAACATGGTAGCGTTGTGGAGGCTCGTGTAGTCTTTGACAGAGAAACTGGACGATCCCGTGGTTTTGGCTTTGTAACAATGGCCAGTGAAAGCGAAATGAATGATGCCATTGGTGCACTCGATGGACAG AGTATCGACGGGAGGGCGATCAGAGTAAATGTTGCAGAAGAAAGACAAAGGCGCAGTCCTTATTGA